GGCGTAAGGGCGGCTCACGCCGTGATAGCATCTCGCGGCGTGAGAGTCACGCTCAAGACCAGCGATCTCCACCCACGAGACCCACCCGGACGCGAGCTTCCACCACCTGAACACATATATCACGGACCGTCGTACGTATCAGTCCAGTGTGGGATCCTGAATCTCCCACGGTTCGGGATCGGAGGACGGCGGCGAATCCCACGACGAGGTACCGATAATGAAGGACGAAGGAGCGTTCGACGGGATCGAACCGGGCGGAGTGACGCCCACGGAGGCGTTCTCGATCCTCGGCAACGGGACCCGCGTCGCGATCCTCCAGGCGCTCTGGGAGGGCGAGGAGCCGATGAGCTTCTCCGACCTCCGGGAGGCCGTCGGCGTCGACAAGGGGAACTTCAACTACCATCTGAACGAGCTATCGCACTTCGTTCGCCGGAGGGAGGGGGGCTACGAACTCAGGGAGACCGGAAACCAGGTGATCCGCGCCGTTCTCACGGGTGTGATCACCGACGTCCCCGAACTGGACCCCGTTCCGATCGGCCGGCCCTGTCCGTTCTGTGACTCGCCGATCGAACTCCGCTACGAGGACGAGACGATGATGGCGAGCTGTGAGAGCTGTGCGGGGACCAGCGGCGGGGACCTCCCACGCGGCGTGTTCATGAGCATCGACGGCTTTCCGCCCGCGGGGCTCGCGGGTCGGTCGCTCCCGGAGGTGCTGGAGGTCGCGCACCTGCTCTTCGAGGCGAGCGCCGCGACGATGGTACAGGGCGTCTGCCCGGAGTGTGCCGTGGAGACCGACACCGAGATACTCGTCTGCGAGGAGCACGCGATCGGCCCCGACGGGCTCTGTGAGTCCTGCGGTCGCGTCCCGGAGCTGCTGGTCGAGTTCACCTGCCCGAACTGTGAGACCGCCTCCCGGCCCGTGCTCTGGATGCCCGCGATCTACCACCCGGCGGCGATCGCCCTCTTCTACGAGCGCTGGGGGTTCGACACCTTCCGGGAGCTGCAGCGGCTGTTCTTCACGAACCCCGAGTACGTCGAGGCGATCTCCGAAGAGGTCGTCTCGACCGATCCCCTGCGCGTTCGCGTCGAGTTCCCGGCCGAGACGGGACGGCTCGGGCTGACGTTCGACGAGGGGTTCGACGTCGTCGAGATCGAGCGACCGGGCTAGGCGCTCACTCCGACCGTCTCCCCCGCCGGAGATTACCCGGATCTCGCGGCGGAGTGTCTCATATCGATCTCAGACGTAGTTCTTCGCCATATCGCCGGTGACCGGCAGGCCGTCCCTGTCGCCCTTGTACGCCTTGTACGTCAGCACGAGCCAGAGCACGAAGGCGACCGGCATCAACAGCAGCGACACCAGTCCCGTCAGGAGCGCGAAGAGTAGGCCCACGACCGGGATCACGTCGAGGACGAACCCGAAGACGAACAGCCCCATCGAGAGCGCGATCATCCCTCCGAAGATGATGATGCTCTGGACCGCGTGGAACCGGACGAACTCGTTGTCCTCCTCGATGAAGTAGAAGACGATGGCGAGCAGGGGCGGGAAGAGATACGCGAGCGCACCCACGATGTTCTCGTCCAGCCCGCCGACGGAGGTCGGCGTCTCGTCGCCCGTCGCCGGCTCGGTCTCGATTCGATCGTTGCTCAGTTCCGCTTCGACGTCCGCGTCTTTCGTACTCATGATTGTATCCGTGTGGTCTCTCTAGTCTCGTTCGTATCCAACCAGTTCCATCTCGAATGCGACCTCGCCGGTCTCCTCGTAGTAGGCCACGTAGGCCGGGAAGGCGAGGTCGGGCGAGAGGCAGCTCTCGTGGACGACCTGTTCGTCTACCTCGGTGACGGCCACGTAACACTCCGTGCCGACGTAGGTTTCGGTCCCGTCGACGGCGTACCGAAAACTCCCCTCGGAGGTGCTGTAGCTCCACTCGTAACCGACGTACGCCTCGTCCTCGTAGGCCCCGACGTGTGGCGAGTAGAGCCCGGACCAGAGGAACACCGCCGCGGGCGTCACCATCAGGTCCGAGAAGACGTCGTCCTCGGTGCCGGTCACCGTCTGCGAGAAGCCCTCGCCGTTCTCGAACTCCATCGACGTCTCGACGGTCAGCAGCTCGCCGTCGACCTCCTCGACGCTCCAGAGGAACG
This region of Halalkalicoccus sp. CGA53 genomic DNA includes:
- a CDS encoding winged helix-turn-helix domain-containing protein; this translates as MKDEGAFDGIEPGGVTPTEAFSILGNGTRVAILQALWEGEEPMSFSDLREAVGVDKGNFNYHLNELSHFVRRREGGYELRETGNQVIRAVLTGVITDVPELDPVPIGRPCPFCDSPIELRYEDETMMASCESCAGTSGGDLPRGVFMSIDGFPPAGLAGRSLPEVLEVAHLLFEASAATMVQGVCPECAVETDTEILVCEEHAIGPDGLCESCGRVPELLVEFTCPNCETASRPVLWMPAIYHPAAIALFYERWGFDTFRELQRLFFTNPEYVEAISEEVVSTDPLRVRVEFPAETGRLGLTFDEGFDVVEIERPG
- a CDS encoding DUF4870 domain-containing protein, with the translated sequence MSTKDADVEAELSNDRIETEPATGDETPTSVGGLDENIVGALAYLFPPLLAIVFYFIEEDNEFVRFHAVQSIIIFGGMIALSMGLFVFGFVLDVIPVVGLLFALLTGLVSLLLMPVAFVLWLVLTYKAYKGDRDGLPVTGDMAKNYV